In the genome of Mangifera indica cultivar Alphonso chromosome 9, CATAS_Mindica_2.1, whole genome shotgun sequence, the window CTAAAtgaaaataacatcaaataattaTGCAGTAAAGTGTTGAAAACAATATCTAGTCAATTAAATGTTTACTGCAAGGTTTCACAGGAAAACAGAGGCTAAAAACTTTTAACACGCTCTCTCTTTTACAGTGCCCTAAAACATAATTTAGTAAAAGGTCGCATACTCAACAAGCACTTCATGGAATGTCAACATTGCGGCATCTTTTCCATTGAGTAGAAGTTAATTCCAAAATCAAACcttcaattgattaaaatcataACTTAATTCCTAAAACATAATTTAGTAAAAGGTCGCATACTCAACAAGCACTTCATGGCATGTCAACATTGCGGCATCTTTTCCATTGAGTAGAAGTTAATTCCAAAATCAAACcttcaattgattaaaatcataacttacccaaattaaaaggaaaaagctTTTAGCAGGTTTCATAAAACTATCGTGTCTTCtacacaaccaaaaaaaaaaaacaaatgcaaTGTACATACCAATATACCACAGCCCGGCTACTAAATGAGGCTacaatttagaataaaatatgtTACCTGGATAACGAAGGAATATTGGGGTGGCACCTCAAGTTTCAGATTACCTCTGACAAAAGTATATCGAACCTGAAATTGCCAagaattattttaatgaaaataattccCCACCTGATATTTCCagaaaatgtaaatatataacCATAAATAACAGTAGCACTAAATCAAAGTTTACAAGTCAGACAAACTAAAAATAGCATCAAGATACTTTGAGAACCTTACATAATAGTTAACTACTATATATTGTATATCATTTAAAACAGGCAAGAATTATACATGAAGAGGAGATTTCTACCCCAAAACCATAGGCAAGTATTATATCTCAACTGCATACTCTTAAGCAAGGAGAGGGTGGTGCTGAAGAGTATATTCAAGATTTTGAAAGACTGACAATGAGAAGTACatgaaacaattattttaataaaagaaatatcgTGTAATctgattatataatattacaatcCTACAAGCACATACATCAATGTTGTTCTGCAAACCCTATAAGAAATGTAAACGATTCAGCTAGAGAAGACCCAATAAACCTCCAAACAATTGCATCATTTTCATCAAcagcattatatatatatatatatatatatatatatatatatatatatttcacgAATAGAAATCCATATGAATTCTCAAATATTCCAATGCAGAACTTATCATAAACATCAAAAGAATTGAAGATTAATGATAGAAACTAATGAAAGAACATAACAAAGCTGAGAATTAACTGGATATAAATTGTATAAGGTATTAAGAATGCACATACTTGATGTCTTTCTTTCCACTTCTGAAAAAAGGAGCTTCCTAAGAGTTCAAAATTGTGATCACGCATTTCATCATTCGTCACAAGCAAACACTTGAGTTTGACAGCAGCATATAGCCAATACCTGAATTGAAAGGGCATATATTAATATCTGGTCAATGTGCCAGTAATATTTTAATGCAAAAAAAGATGAGTCACCAAGAAAAGGAAGGACTCAGcttcattaaattaataactgAAACACCTCATTCATCATGAAAGGTGTGGAAATCCCTAATGTTTCTCCTCTAGCATCACTAGAATATCTCCTATCATTGTGGAGTATATCTCCCATTTGTACGAAAATATTATGTAAACATTGTATGGTTACCTATCAAATGAAATCAAGTTAATAAGATTCACTTCACCACACAGTATCAAAGCCTTCATAGTTATCCCTAATCATTTTTGCTCTCTAGTTTTCATCACTAGATTTGTTTTGggcgtgtttttttttttttttttttttttgcctaaatAGCTACCAAACCAGTTTTGCCCCCTAGTTCATTAAGCCCTCATTTCCAACCTCTGAAAATGTCAACCACTTCTACCGACTCTTCAACATCAACTCACAACATAACTGCAAAAATGAGTTAAGTAATGAACTCCATAGCATAAATTGCAACAAAAGAATGTCAAAACAATGAGTCAaagtttgaatgaaaattaCTTTAGCTACACatgaaagaataaaagaaattgcATTAGAGATGCATACCAGTCATCATTGGAACCATGTGGTGTCAAATAAAGAACACCCTTGTCCATCCACTCCTCAACTAGCTTTCTGTAGAAAGGATTCTCCAAAAGCGATCGAAGACGTTTATTGTGCAAGATTATAAGAGGCCACTTTTTATCACTTCTATCATATAATTCTTTCACAACAGCATCAAGCTGCTCTATTGCAATTTTCAAAGCATGAAGGTAATGTATTAGAGATATAGGCACTTAGCAAATGGCCAAGCCAAATATGAgataaaagagaataaataatCAACTCAAGCCTTAAGGAACCTGAGGAATGTTGAATCCCCCATCTGCAAAATTTTGTTGGTAGAGTGCAATATTAGCTCCATCCACAATAGCTTCATAATCACCATGTTTTTCTAGccaatcctttaaaaaaataataaaattaaaaatttaataaggaAAAGCAAGGTAGAGTGTTGCTAATACAAAAAAAGGAGAACTTATACAAACAAAAAGCAATGTTTCAGTTGGCAACAAATATGCAATATTCTATAACTGATCAAAGTTGACCTAATTCGACAATTTGATTACCACTTATCATTTATCAAGGGTGATTAGTTCATACATTGTATGTGTAAAATTCAGAAAATGATCAATCAAGATTCAAAAACTGAGAAATTTATGAAAGTATTTCAGTAGGTTACCAAAAGTTGCCCATATCCTGCCATTGTGTGAAGACATAAAAATGTATATCTCTGTCACCAAGAAAGACTAAGGAACCCTTAATTTCATTCCTTTCGTTTTCTTCATTTTGGTTTTAAAAGGAAGCATGCTTTTGGATCAGAAGGTGAgtatagtttgaattttttgatgCCACAGACCATAGATttcaataaatcaaaaaaaatgaaaagccAAAGTATCAAACCATGCCGTGACAGAATCACCCAGTATCAAATAATGTTTCCTCAAACGACTGTTCCATTTAACAATTATTCTATTCTCAAAAGGCATAATAACAATCCgaagcagaaaaaaaaatattgcaaaaGTAAGCCTCAACATATCCATATGCATATACTTATTGGAAAGCCGAAAAAATGGGGGAAAAGAACCACTCACTTGAAACTCACTAAAATTTGCCTTGACCTCTCTTTCCAGAGCCAATCCAGCAATGGACTGAGCAAACCTCTCGGTCTCCACATCGTCAATGTCAACACAACACAACTGCTCACCACAACAACACTGTCCACTCTCATCCACACTCCCTTTCTTCACCACCCACTTGCCCTCCCCAATCCACCCCATCCCATGCCACCCTCCTCCCTTCTTCAAAATCGCTTCTTTCAGCATTCCTACATCACAGCTCACTCCTTTAACCTCACTACCCTTTTCTCCATCAAACCAAGCCTCGATAACTCTCCCTGTCTCTTCACTCACACAGCCTCCCATATTCCTCAACTTCTGCAAGTACCCATAAACTCTATCTCCTCTCCCAGTCTCCGAGCTCACTTTCAACAATGCTGCGATCTCCGGCTCCTCCAAACTCACCCCCATTAAACCCATATGCTCTTCAACTTCATAAGCCTTATCAGCCTctaaattttcacaaaaacaGAACAATGCCGGATCATATGTTCTCAATCTCGGAACAATATTGAACTCTGTAttcattcttttaattaaatcaaaagcaTAACCACCATCGTTTTTCCCCGCCGCCAGCCGGGTAACGGCCGTAACCGAAGCCTCATTTGGGTTGATGTTACTTGATAGCATGTGATCGAATACTCGAAGACCATAATTGATAGCAGAGTCTTTACATGATTGGTCGGTGACGAAGTTTGAACATAGGTAAAGAATGCCATTGAAGTGCTGGAGAGAGAGACGGAGATTCTGAGAGAGAGCTGATTCGTATAAAGAAATTGCAGTTTGGAGGTCTTTGGATTTGGAGCATGACTGAAGGTCTACGAGGAAATTTGTTTCAGGATTTTGGCCGGTTTTTCGTTTTTTGTTGGGTCTGGAATGGCCCGTGGTAGTTTCCATTGATTTTCAGTGAAGGGTTTAGGGAAGTTTGGGAACCCTAATTAAATTGGAAAGGCGACCggtctggttttttttttaacgtgATTAACATTCTGCCACCCAATCTTTggtattaaaacattttttacccCCTAATTCGCATAATTAATGCTGTAGTTTCGAACTTAAATAGTCTTAGAAATACTTTGCTTTTCGCTTTCTTTGCCTGGTGGTAAagattaaagaagaatttaaGAGTGTCATTCTATATCAATCTTCTACATTTCAATTCTTCTTTTCAATCCTTCTTAGTGTATTTTGTTCTATATGTAATATGTATTTGTTGGACATTTGACAAATATAATAGAGACTTAAATTTAGACATtcaccttaaaaattttaataatctattaattttattaactcttgaggtcatatttattcattttttattcatattatactATTAATCATCTTTCTCTCaattttcaaagaagaaaaaaaacaacaacaaacatACACATTTTCTAGTATGTAATTATCATATGATCaagtattattaatatattcaattatatagtaaaaaattatgcatatatagttttattgttataattaatatcattaattattgttatagtTAAAATAGTGTTTCATATAGAAGTTGATCAAAGGGGAAGAACTCCATTGCCATTTCTTCTCATTACAAATGCATTCATGAAAACTATATAATAATTCTTCAGTGACCAAGGACATGCGAATATACGTAAAGTCTTCTTGGGATTGAATGATATgagtttgtttttttctctcatgTCAAAATCCCATTTCGAGATCATTCAATTTGTACAGGCACCAGTAATATTACACTGATTAATTAAGGTCAGCCCCTCAGTCTCTTCTTTGTTCAACCATTACCGGCAATCCCCCTTTCACAGTGGCAGTCAAACCAGGGGCGAACAGTGGTGCCTGGTTAGGTTCCACAACCCGGACTTTAAACCTTCTCACCACGGCAATAACCACACTCCTCATCTCCACCAGCGCCATTTCCTTTCCTAAACAAACCCTATGCCCAGCTTGAAAAACCGGGTATTTATATGGATTTTCAGGTACAAATTTACCGTTTTTCAACCATCTCTCCGGCTTGAACTCCAGACAATTTGCACCCCAAATCCGCTCCATACGACCCATGGCATAGGGATGATATGTAACCCTACTGCCTTTTCTCACAAATGTACCATCCGGCAATACGTCGTCGTCTTGTGCAAACTTTGAATCAAACTGCACCGGTGGAAACAGACGCAGACTCTCGTGTACAGCTGCGTTTAAGTAATGcatattttggattttttcgTAACTGATGGAATCTTGTTTCGGGTCAATGACTCGGTCTGATTCGCTCCGGATATCTGCTTCGACTTCCGGGTGTTGAGAtagcaagaagaagaagctgGTTAAGCCTGAGGCCACCGTGTCACGGCCAGCCAAAAGGAAGCTGACGACAATGTCTCGGAGAAATTTCTCGTCGTGGATGGAGCCCATGAATCTTGATAAAAGGTCATTCTTGTTGGAGAGCCCTAATTTGCGGCGTTCATTTATCATCTTCTCTGATAGTTCATTCACCAATTTTAAAGCTTCTTTAAGCTTCCTCTCTGTGCCTATATTTAACAGCCGCTTCATCTTCCATATAAAGGGCGATGAAGCCAATCCCCTCTCTGCAGATATCTTCGACGCAAGATCGAAGGCCTCTGCAAATTCTGAGGAAGGCATACTCAGCTGGAGACATTCGGGGTCTAAACCGAAGGAGAATCTGCAAATATTATCGAATGAAAATCGACGGAACACGTCTTGCAGATCCAACACTTTTTCTTTATCCGAAACGGATGATAAGAGAGGAATTAGTTTGGATTGAATCTCAGACATCACAAGATCTAAAGCGTAGTGTCTTATTGAGACACCACCGAGCTCAAAACTCGCCATTTTTCTCTGAAGCTTCCAGGAATCGCCATCAACGTTGAAGATACCTCGACCGAGAAGATCACCTAAGATAACTGAGAAAGGTTTCCCTTTAGGGTAGTTATCGAACCTGGTTTTGAGGATGTGCTCAACGTTTTCAGGGTTTGCAGTGATGATATTTCCAAGGGCATGGAGGTGAATAGTCCCAGTTGGCGATTTTTCAAGAAGATAAGTGTACCAATCACAGAGATTAGCAAAATCCTTCGACCAACTGGTGGTGAGAAAACTCCTGCAAGTGTCACACTGACACCAGGGCTTCAGCTTCAGGAATAGATAGAGCAAGAAAGAAAACAAGGAGAATGATGTGGTGAAagtgaagaaaatgaagcagAAAGTGGTGCAGAGAGACTGCAACCACAGAGAAGAATCAAAATCAGAACCcatttgataaaacaaacaaagagaaagagaaagacgAATGAAGAAGATACGGTGTTAGGACTGAGGAGTCGTGTGGAGGGATGGGGGCTTTATATGTTGAGAAAGCCAGAGAAGTTCCATTCATTACTGGTGCGTGCcttctttttttctaaaattgtcTTGACGCCCaagaattttattattgcaTGACTAACGCGTGCGCAAAATAACAACGCTCTGTCCCTTCAACGGTCGGAGACGTCTTCTTCTTGccattgttttaattttctaagtaCATACTTCGTACTTCTCAGCCGTATTTATTTGGCCAAACGACTGTTTcccaacttttttttaattaacttttttctcACGCACagaatcttaatattttttatttagttttaaatgttaattattatcatattatttttaatttttccttaacTTGTGAGGTGTCAAATGGAAGCTAATCAAAGACTAATATCAATGATGAGAATAATATCGATGACACAATTAAAACAAGTTAGATAAAAGATAAGTTAGGGGGCAAAGTGAGACAGGTGCGTAAGGCAATAATTGAAGGAAGACGTTCTAATGTTGTTTACGGGCAAGCGATTGAGTGAGATAATTTTTGACAAAGAGCTTTGGCaagatatttttgttatcaAGCCTGGCTGTTGCTATTGTTAGCTTTCATGATTGTCGAGCTTTGTTGTCATAGCCAAGTAGCAATCCGATGGGAAGTGCTTTCAATTTGAtgtttgaaaattgattgagatatcatacaaaagaaaaagaaaatgataggatttaaaattatgaaaattaattagaagattgaataaaattgaagaaaatgatatGATTTTTTCTATTGTGAGGAGGATATTCATAAAATTGAGAGGGACAAAGTTGTGATGGGATAgcttaaaaagatatttaatataatgatatataaatatttttaattaagtctatcaatatcaaaactttaaaaaacaattattaatgataataaaaaatattatgtatatctattttgaatttatatataatatatatttatgtatattatcacttgattagatattattttatctttaatttaaaatcacttaattatatgatgacatatattaaatatatacttatttatgtattcaaagttaatacatatagttttagtGCAAATAATTGTCATTCAAAGCAAAACATACTCGAAAACAATgaaactatatgtataatttttgtaaataaatagcaatgtattataatataattaaatattattttatctttaatttttaattatttaatcatatggtaacttgtcattatttatacttaaaattatataaaaaaattatgcgcataatactatttattgaaaaatttattatcaataaaattatatgtatctactttgagtacaaatatatacatatttatatatatcattatataattaagtgattttgaattaaaaataaagaatactcaattatataataatatataaatatatattttatacataaaataaatatctttctAGTCAATTACCAAACGGCTGCCGTTTCGgctttatcaattaattatttatccacatataatatttcattttcttttacgtAGAGGAATAGCTAAATGGAAAGAAGGAAAGTGAGAGAAAGTTTGGGTTTCACGGGGTATTTTAAGAAGATTaacacttttaattaataatatatagggTTTGGAAAGATAGttaattttcttctaatttcctttttttaatttttcgaCAAACATTCATGAATACTAAGAACAACAGAAATTGCATGTGCTTTTCAATTTTTCCTcgttttgaataaaatagtaacTATTTTTAAGAAAGAGAAAACCCGAAAGTTGGTTTTGATAAAGCACAAACCCTTTTATTCAACAAGTAGcttcataatttaaaacatgttcTTTTCAATCAACCTGCTTGCACCGCTTACTACAAGAGAAATCAAATTAtatggataaataaattataaaaatttatttaaataaatttaaataatagtttataattaagttatatgattatttattattttcttaattcataattaattaattaattaattatatagtataattttaatttatatttataaatttatataattaatttgtaaatatattgaCAGTTGAACTTTTGAACAAGCGTATACAAGTTGGGGGTGATTAACTCTCTTCAAATGCGTTAACTGAGGAAATGTCGGCATACGTTGGGCGCATGGTTGAGAAATAGTGCGAGAAAAAGGAGCCCGAAATTCGGAATTTCATTTACGTAGCTAATAACCGCATGCTTGTCCTTTCTCATTCATATTGAAAGTCTTTTTAACACGTGCATCTATCAAGAAAGCCTTTCATGAAATACAGATCAACTTGGTATTTGTCTTCTTCAACTAAGATTAGATttaagttaaatcaaatttgaatagattaaaatttatcttttgctTGTTTCTAGAAGGGTTTAGCTAGACTCACCAAATCTgagatcaatttaatttaaatttaacttattttatagATAGAAAGTTTATACTTAACATAGATTCATGTAGATAAACAAAATTTGGTTTCGGCTCATCAAActcatttatttaaatttagttaatttgtGACTTGTAAggtgtattttaatttttttaatatatattagtttgaatttgggtTCAGGTTTATATATGTCAAACTTTTTGACTGCGGGAAGTGTCGACAGGACAAAAGAGGGAGTTGAGCAGTCACAGAGAAAGTGAACGGTCAAAGAGAATCATATGAACTCcaaagaaaagacaaaagagGCAGTTGAGCAAATCTTTGACTGCGGGAAGTGTCGACAGGACAGCCAAAGCCGTAGAAATAGGAAAATGTGTCTCAGAACATTTGACGCACGTTTTAAACAACGATGGCAGCTTTTTTCGTATGTAATTATACTACGATAAAatgcatttttgttttataaagaaaatataaaaatctttcCACGGACACGCACTCAACACTCCACGGACACGCTCTCAACACCCATTCACAGTCTTTCCTACGAGAACACTTGTCCATTTTATACGAGTAATTTTCAtctatttttgtcaattatatatatatataaattatatccacctttctaaatatataaattaatagatatttaatatatattattattatataattaggtaattttttattaaaatctattttaataattcaacaataaatctattttttcaGAGCAAGTACAAAATTCTTGATTCTTTAAGGGCTTGAGGAAAGACAAACACAAGTCAAGTAGATCAAGGAAAGAGGGTTGGGCCCTAGGTTTGGGCTTTCCCCTTGGAGTTTGGGTAGAAGACAAATTTTATAAGTATGGCAAGTTGATAACAATGtgttaaattaaaacaatctttgAAGAATAAATAAGACAAAGAGGTAAATGTGATATGCCGAGAACAAGACATCCATGATGAGATGGCACTTGAAAAAGAAGTACACCAGATCCATTGTACAAGTACTGTGATATCACAATACACAAATTGCACGAACTAAAGTAGCAAAATTAATAGCAGCTCAGTTGATCCATGATCATACGTGCTGAAGTTACTAATGCATCCAGTGAGAAAGTTACAAAATATGAATTAGTGTTTGCGGAATTAAAAGAGtctttttagattaaaaatatatatacacacacataatatatagtattatttgagctcgaatttaaaccaaactcacAAAGAAAACATTGCTCGATATTAGTGGTGTTATCCTTCACAACATCTTTCACCAACCATCGGATAGAGACATTAATAATAGTAgttaaatttttcttctttctctctaacattttgatatattatagcttctcccattttattttataaattttttaggacaaaactattatttagttttaataaatgtaaagggttttctttgtctttttataatttaataaaaaagaattaatagtatttataaataaatttatcaaacagGGAGGAAaatgaacttttcaaatataaatggTACCTTGGTCATTTCATCAATATTTGGGCGGAAAATGAAAGTAAGTATGATTTAGGGAGAGTCAATTTATTGTTGCCATCGCGCCAAATCATCGTGCTGCCTTGTCTCTGTATTCAAGCACAACTGTGTGTGCTggtaaaccctaaacccttctAACTATATCGCTTCATTTTAACTTGCAAATTTTCAACTATCgaaaagttttttaataatataattttcaagtTCTTGTTTTAGCGACCGAATGCACAGGTTGAATAATGCATCTCAGCTGTTCGATGAAATACCCAAGCTGGggtttctttcatttttccaCTCTGTAATCCTAATGCGTCACTATTTATGTTGTACATCAGTtgagatttttgtttttgtacatCGTTAACTTTGGTTTTCTTTCCTATTCATTTGTTCTTATTCTTCTACATTGTTGGCTTTGTTCTTAACTTCttgcttctattttttttttttttgcagatcacaggttttggttgactcacTGTGAAAGCTTAACTGAGAGCAAACATGGATGGTAGGAAAAAAgctgtgaaaaaaaattaataatcaatttcgtataaaaaaagaaaaaatatataccaCCATTTCTATTGTCACAttggaattttgttttttcatagtTTCTGCGAGTCATATACCTGATAGAATAATGAATTTGTGAAATTTATCTTTTACGTTATCTTTTGTCATAATGCAGTTAATGGTGTTTATCTTACATCAAATCTTTATCTGGCCTTTAAGAGTGTTCATTTCAGTGGCctgtcactttttttttttgcaactCCTCTCACTAAGTTAATATTTGCTGAAATCTAAGTGTGAGCTCATAAGGTTTACATCTCATTCTGTTATATGCTTCATGTGATTATTAAAATTGCCCATTGCATTTTAGACTTATAATTGGAGTCATGACTTTGGTTGTTACTTTGTTGACTTCAGTTGATTCACAGCCAACTATGGAGGAAACTATATTGGTTGGTGATGATCTGATGATGGGACCGCCATCACCTATCATCCCACCAGAAATTGCTTCTCATGTTCTTGAAGGTGTTGATTTATGTGATGACATTCTAAGAACTCTATTCCTGTGTAAGTCTTTATTTCTTTTGGttgaaaaatatctcaaactAGCTTTTGGAATTGTtctatattttgttattgtcaGGAGAAGTCTTTCAATAGAGTAGTCTGTAAGTCATGCTGCTTATATTGGTGCCATGAATTAAATTTGGGGAGATCCTAGGTCCCTTTCGGTGAGGCCTTAATAAGCTAGAAATAATTACCAAATTATTGAAAATCTATACAGAAACAGTACCATGTATAGTAATTTTGTCTATGACGGCTCAATAATGACTGATTGaatgttttattaacaaaatctaGTTTCAGAGTGAATTATTGGGTCAACATCAAATTCTCTAGTGTCTCTGACGCGTAATGCTACTTCATTCATGGTTTTCAGCATTT includes:
- the LOC123225251 gene encoding cytochrome P450 94C1-like, producing MGSDFDSSLWLQSLCTTFCFIFFTFTTSFSLFSFLLYLFLKLKPWCQCDTCRSFLTTSWSKDFANLCDWYTYLLEKSPTGTIHLHALGNIITANPENVEHILKTRFDNYPKGKPFSVILGDLLGRGIFNVDGDSWKLQRKMASFELGGVSIRHYALDLVMSEIQSKLIPLLSSVSDKEKVLDLQDVFRRFSFDNICRFSFGLDPECLQLSMPSSEFAEAFDLASKISAERGLASSPFIWKMKRLLNIGTERKLKEALKLVNELSEKMINERRKLGLSNKNDLLSRFMGSIHDEKFLRDIVVSFLLAGRDTVASGLTSFFFLLSQHPEVEADIRSESDRVIDPKQDSISYEKIQNMHYLNAAVHESLRLFPPVQFDSKFAQDDDVLPDGTFVRKGSRVTYHPYAMGRMERIWGANCLEFKPERWLKNGKFVPENPYKYPVFQAGHRVCLGKEMALVEMRSVVIAVVRRFKVRVVEPNQAPLFAPGLTATVKGGLPVMVEQRRD
- the LOC123224798 gene encoding proteinaceous RNase P 2, with product METTTGHSRPNKKRKTGQNPETNFLVDLQSCSKSKDLQTAISLYESALSQNLRLSLQHFNGILYLCSNFVTDQSCKDSAINYGLRVFDHMLSSNINPNEASVTAVTRLAAGKNDGGYAFDLIKRMNTEFNIVPRLRTYDPALFCFCENLEADKAYEVEEHMGLMGVSLEEPEIAALLKVSSETGRGDRVYGYLQKLRNMGGCVSEETGRVIEAWFDGEKGSEVKGVSCDVGMLKEAILKKGGGWHGMGWIGEGKWVVKKGSVDESGQCCCGEQLCCVDIDDVETERFAQSIAGLALEREVKANFSEFQDWLEKHGDYEAIVDGANIALYQQNFADGGFNIPQLDAVVKELYDRSDKKWPLIILHNKRLRSLLENPFYRKLVEEWMDKGVLYLTPHGSNDDWYWLYAAVKLKCLLVTNDEMRDHNFELLGSSFFQKWKERHQVRYTFVRGNLKLEVPPQYSFVIQESEKGAWHVPISAKSNGPLQTWLCVTRPSVCKPYDRDLETLGTAANGHALCGNSEILKSYNSRDFTSHNEDRGGHDSLQNSCSNSTDSTHI